One stretch of Aeromicrobium fastidiosum DNA includes these proteins:
- a CDS encoding Trm112 family protein: MNLDPALLEILVCPQCRATLFVDDDASELVCNACALAYPVRRDIPVMLVDEARSLT, translated from the coding sequence ATGAACCTCGACCCGGCCCTGCTCGAGATCCTCGTCTGCCCGCAGTGCAGGGCGACGCTGTTCGTCGACGACGACGCCAGCGAGCTCGTGTGCAACGCCTGCGCGCTGGCCTACCCGGTGCGCCGGGACATCCCCGTCATGCTCGTCGACGAGGCCCGGTCCCTGAC
- the manB gene encoding phosphomannomutase/phosphoglucomutase (converts mannose-6-phosphate to mannose-1-phosphate; the resulting product is then converted to GDP-mannose by ManC which is then used in the synthesis of mannose-containing glycoconjugates that are important for mediating entry into host cells) has protein sequence MIDPRLQEVVKAYDVRGRSPEQLDPVLTRALGEAFAVETGIDQGRGTAVIGHDMRDTSPVLVEAFADGVRSQGGDVIAIGLASTDLLYFASGDLDLPGAMITASHNPAEYNGIKLCRAGAKPIGYDTGLSAIAEHATVLLQRSELPEPTGTFEQLDALSRYAAYLHEIVPIPAGRRLKVVADAGNGMAGHTVPSVFASLDVELTPMYFELDGTFPNHDANPLDHSTLVDLQAKVRETGADIGLAFDGDADRCFVVDETGAVVSPSAITGLIAHRALITTPGATILHNVITSKAVPEIIVENGGTAVRTPVGHSLIKAEMARTGAVFGGEHSGHFYFKDFFLADSGMIAALHVMAALAETDGTVSQLWRSTSATSRPARSTAPSQTAPRSSSS, from the coding sequence GTGATCGACCCCCGTCTGCAAGAAGTCGTCAAGGCCTATGACGTGCGTGGACGCTCGCCCGAGCAGCTCGACCCGGTGCTGACCCGCGCGCTGGGCGAGGCGTTCGCTGTCGAGACCGGCATCGACCAGGGCCGCGGCACGGCCGTCATCGGTCACGACATGCGCGACACGTCGCCCGTCCTCGTCGAGGCGTTCGCCGACGGTGTCCGCTCGCAGGGCGGCGACGTCATCGCGATCGGTCTGGCGTCGACCGACCTGCTCTACTTCGCCTCCGGCGACCTAGACCTGCCCGGCGCGATGATCACGGCGAGCCACAACCCGGCCGAGTACAACGGCATCAAGCTGTGCCGTGCGGGTGCCAAGCCCATCGGCTACGACACGGGGCTGTCGGCCATCGCCGAGCACGCCACGGTCCTGCTGCAGCGCTCGGAGCTTCCCGAGCCCACCGGGACGTTCGAGCAGCTCGACGCGCTCAGCCGCTACGCGGCCTACCTGCACGAGATCGTGCCGATCCCGGCTGGGCGACGCCTGAAGGTCGTGGCCGATGCGGGCAACGGCATGGCCGGCCACACCGTCCCGTCGGTGTTCGCCTCGCTCGACGTCGAGCTCACGCCCATGTACTTCGAGCTCGACGGCACGTTCCCGAACCACGACGCCAACCCGCTCGACCACTCGACGCTCGTCGACCTGCAGGCGAAGGTCCGCGAGACCGGTGCCGACATCGGCCTGGCCTTCGACGGCGACGCCGACCGCTGCTTCGTCGTCGACGAGACCGGTGCGGTCGTGTCGCCCTCGGCCATCACGGGCCTCATCGCCCACCGCGCGCTCATCACGACGCCCGGGGCCACGATCCTGCACAACGTCATCACGTCCAAGGCCGTGCCCGAGATCATCGTCGAGAACGGTGGCACGGCCGTCCGCACCCCGGTGGGGCACTCGCTGATCAAGGCCGAGATGGCCCGCACGGGCGCGGTGTTCGGCGGCGAGCACTCCGGGCACTTCTACTTCAAGGACTTCTTCCTCGCCGACTCCGGCATGATCGCCGCGCTGCACGTCATGGCGGCCCTCGCCGAGACCGACGGCACGGTCTCGCAGCTCTGGCGCAGTACGAGCGCTACGTCGCGTCCGGCGAGATCAACAGCACCGTCGCAGACGGCCCCGCGATCCTCGAGCAGCTGA